In bacterium, a single genomic region encodes these proteins:
- a CDS encoding helix-turn-helix transcriptional regulator, whose protein sequence is MEVTRRPAYRRFLKRLKRAREDAGLTQIEVAQRLRRSQAFVSKSESGDRRVDVIELQAFAQLYGKPVQHFFDRN, encoded by the coding sequence ATCGGCGGTTCTTGAAGCGCCTCAAACGGGCGCGAGAAGACGCTGGCCTGACCCAGATCGAGGTTGCCCAGCGGCTCCGTCGAAGCCAGGCCTTTGTCTCCAAGAGCGAGAGTGGTGACCGGCGAGTCGATGTCATCGAGCTACAGGCTTTCGCCCAGCTCTATGGAAAACCGGTCCAGCACTTCTTTGATCGCAACTGA